A part of Methanomassiliicoccales archaeon genomic DNA contains:
- a CDS encoding DUF1638 domain-containing protein codes for MSEGVRIGVIGCDVIKREIDKVVGDDPDVVHKEYLEYALHIDPPKLRFTVLDKVNALEGKVDAVFLGYAICQSLKGVTQEIRVPTVMLEVDDCIAAVLTPQGYAEEKRQCTGTWFNTPGWAEVGIEGAIRELHLDSMMDEGYDPMYFMKMMFEGYQRCLFIDTNVGDRDHWEKRSKEFADRLELRHESRSCSLKLIEDAFKQTKELARAVKQRSG; via the coding sequence ATGTCCGAAGGGGTCAGGATCGGCGTCATCGGTTGCGATGTCATAAAAAGGGAGATAGACAAGGTGGTCGGTGACGACCCAGATGTGGTACACAAGGAGTATCTTGAGTATGCCCTGCACATAGACCCGCCGAAGCTGAGGTTCACTGTTCTGGACAAGGTCAACGCTCTCGAGGGAAAGGTCGACGCGGTATTCCTCGGATATGCCATATGCCAGTCCCTGAAAGGGGTGACCCAGGAGATAAGGGTCCCCACGGTTATGCTGGAGGTGGACGATTGCATTGCCGCGGTGCTCACACCTCAGGGCTATGCCGAGGAGAAGAGGCAGTGCACAGGCACGTGGTTCAATACCCCTGGCTGGGCCGAGGTGGGGATCGAAGGCGCGATCAGGGAGCTCCATCTGGATTCGATGATGGATGAAGGTTATGACCCGATGTACTTCATGAAGATGATGTTCGAGGGATACCAGAGGTGTCTGTTCATAGATACCAACGTGGGTGATAGGGACCATTGGGAGAAGCGCTCGAAGGAGTTCGCCGACCGCCTTGAGCTGAGGCATGAGAGCAGGAGCTGCTCCTTAAAGCTCATAGAGGACGCCTTCAAGCAGACAAAGGAGCTCGCACGGGCTGTGAAACAAAGATCTGGATGA
- a CDS encoding cation:proton antiporter, translating into METSNLIFEIGAIMIVSFIGAALAMKAKQSVIIGYILAGMLIGPHMALELFGWRYDGLVHDTDLISALSMFGLTLLMFFVGLEFSFSKLRRTRSPALIVALLNTGLDMFMGVTIGYILGWPIIDTVFLAGVFAMGSAAITGKSLLEMQKMSAPETEFLLGILVVEDFVSMVLMTIAGGLIFKSNAVDPFSLTQMIVGIVAFYAFFIFLALLVIPRTIKQIERIKNDELFVLFALGMLLLSAALAEAAGVPAIIGAFFLGMVFAESRLSKRLEERISPFKDAFVAVFFVSFGMMIDPAMFGTVLPIVVLAIPLVILSDLLLTGALAYFLGFGPKGAAFMGSSMCGRGAESVMFATIGSNSVGVTKASVIHPFAGAFCFSMSMMTPALMRASGSIADFFRKILPSSVRLSAALINRTVGKVILPSSLKLFQRTRRMDALLVSYFILLILLMITNGPPQLMVLTAVLTVTAWMYPLAEKEFLGIVRTCNYDNLGVAVRDPRQISRFISAFITAAMAAIVLATFMFTIIWWSSLLVLLGYLVSLIVMMHTTSRAVRAHGEGHALNVKSIQRAPSPLKTKNIKDKAQRRAAFGSIVKKQRKVDVTGPYDRASLSAEVSLNNVDGPDHMKIEGQGTEDDMRKE; encoded by the coding sequence ATGGAGACGAGCAACCTGATATTCGAGATCGGGGCGATCATGATAGTGTCTTTCATAGGCGCAGCCTTGGCCATGAAGGCCAAGCAGAGCGTCATCATAGGCTATATCCTGGCCGGGATGCTCATCGGGCCTCATATGGCCCTCGAGCTGTTCGGTTGGAGGTACGACGGTCTCGTCCACGATACTGACCTAATCTCCGCATTGTCCATGTTCGGGCTCACCCTCCTCATGTTCTTCGTCGGGCTGGAGTTCTCTTTCAGCAAGCTAAGACGGACGAGGTCGCCCGCATTGATCGTGGCCCTGCTCAACACTGGCCTGGACATGTTCATGGGGGTGACCATCGGGTACATACTTGGATGGCCCATCATCGACACGGTGTTCCTCGCCGGCGTCTTCGCCATGGGCTCGGCGGCCATAACAGGGAAATCCCTTCTCGAGATGCAGAAGATGTCCGCTCCAGAGACAGAGTTTCTCCTTGGGATACTTGTCGTTGAGGACTTCGTATCGATGGTGCTGATGACCATCGCCGGCGGCCTTATCTTCAAGTCCAATGCGGTGGACCCGTTCAGCCTTACCCAGATGATCGTAGGCATTGTCGCGTTCTATGCATTCTTCATTTTTCTTGCCCTGTTGGTGATACCGCGGACGATAAAGCAGATCGAACGGATCAAGAACGATGAGCTGTTCGTCCTCTTTGCCCTGGGGATGTTGCTGCTGTCGGCGGCACTGGCCGAGGCGGCGGGCGTCCCAGCGATAATCGGGGCGTTCTTCCTGGGCATGGTCTTTGCAGAGTCGAGACTGTCAAAACGGTTGGAGGAAAGGATCTCCCCCTTCAAGGACGCCTTCGTGGCCGTCTTCTTTGTCTCCTTCGGCATGATGATAGACCCGGCGATGTTCGGGACCGTCCTTCCGATAGTGGTCCTGGCCATACCTCTCGTCATTCTCAGCGACCTCCTTCTTACCGGAGCCCTTGCATATTTCCTAGGTTTCGGGCCAAAAGGGGCCGCGTTCATGGGCTCCTCGATGTGCGGGAGAGGGGCCGAATCGGTGATGTTCGCCACCATAGGGTCGAACTCGGTGGGCGTGACAAAAGCATCGGTCATCCACCCCTTTGCTGGGGCCTTCTGTTTTTCAATGAGCATGATGACCCCTGCTTTGATGAGGGCAAGCGGCTCTATAGCGGACTTCTTTAGAAAGATATTGCCATCATCAGTTCGCCTTTCCGCGGCGCTTATCAACAGGACAGTAGGGAAGGTGATACTTCCGTCATCATTGAAGCTGTTCCAAAGGACGAGACGTATGGACGCACTTCTTGTAAGCTACTTCATCCTCCTCATCCTCCTCATGATAACCAACGGCCCCCCCCAGCTAATGGTCTTGACGGCCGTGCTTACCGTGACGGCCTGGATGTACCCGCTCGCTGAAAAGGAGTTCCTTGGGATCGTGAGGACCTGCAATTACGACAATCTCGGTGTCGCTGTCAGGGACCCTAGGCAGATAAGCAGGTTCATATCCGCCTTCATCACCGCGGCCATGGCCGCGATCGTCCTGGCCACGTTCATGTTCACGATCATCTGGTGGTCCAGCCTCCTTGTGCTCCTTGGATATCTCGTATCTCTTATCGTCATGATGCATACGACCTCACGTGCTGTAAGGGCACATGGAGAAGGTCATGCGCTCAATGTTAAGAGCATTCAGAGAGCCCCCTCCCCCCTGAAAACAAAGAACATCAAGGACAAGGCCCAAAGAAGGGCGGCCTTCGGATCCATCGTAAAGAAGCAGAGAAAGGTCGATGTGACCGGCCCTTATGACAGAGCAAGCTTGAGCGCGGAGGTTTCCTTGAATAATGTCGATGGACCAGACCATATGAAAATAGAAGGTCAAGGAACCGAGGACGATATGAGAAAAGAGTAG
- the rtcA gene encoding RNA 3'-phosphate cyclase encodes MTSRRTYRYVLPILPMMASVKEGKEVVIDGSMGEGGGQVVRTSVALSAVTGKAVRIKNIRAGRSRPGLMAQHLTAIRAVGQLCDAEVAGDKVGSSEVMFSPSCVRPGRIDVEVGTAGSVSLVLQSCILALARTDGESLLIIKGGTDVKMAPPLSYYDLVLFPLLKMMGIDAVIEEFKRGFYPEGGGMCQVRVGPKGIVGLDLDVRGGFKGTKGVAYSQNLPEHVVSRMASTAKRELVDHQPVTILQERSYGPSTGAGVVLSAIYERTVIGSSCLGEKGMSSERVAQMASEELRTYLRSICTLDVHASDQLLPYMALADSPSVFIVDRVTSHLETQIELVRKFLDMDVSIEGQGPFKIRITPIRT; translated from the coding sequence TTGACCAGTAGGAGAACATATCGTTATGTTCTTCCTATACTGCCTATGATGGCATCGGTCAAGGAGGGAAAAGAGGTCGTCATCGACGGCTCGATGGGCGAAGGGGGCGGACAGGTCGTCAGGACCTCGGTTGCGCTTTCAGCTGTGACTGGTAAGGCCGTCCGGATCAAAAATATACGGGCAGGGAGATCGAGGCCTGGCCTTATGGCCCAGCATTTGACCGCTATCAGGGCGGTCGGCCAGCTATGCGATGCGGAGGTGGCCGGGGACAAGGTGGGAAGCTCAGAGGTCATGTTCTCGCCCTCCTGTGTCCGGCCAGGCAGGATAGATGTCGAAGTTGGCACGGCCGGGAGCGTGAGCTTGGTCCTGCAGTCATGCATCCTTGCGCTTGCCAGGACCGACGGTGAGAGCCTTCTCATCATCAAGGGTGGGACCGATGTGAAGATGGCCCCTCCCCTGTCATATTACGATCTGGTCCTGTTCCCATTATTGAAGATGATGGGCATCGATGCTGTGATCGAAGAGTTTAAAAGGGGCTTCTATCCCGAGGGAGGGGGGATGTGCCAGGTCAGGGTCGGCCCGAAAGGCATCGTCGGGCTGGACCTTGATGTCAGGGGCGGGTTTAAAGGCACGAAGGGTGTGGCGTACTCCCAGAACCTCCCCGAACACGTGGTCTCGAGGATGGCTTCCACGGCCAAAAGGGAGCTGGTCGACCATCAGCCGGTGACGATCCTACAGGAACGAAGTTACGGACCGTCTACGGGGGCGGGGGTCGTCCTTTCAGCCATCTATGAGAGGACGGTCATCGGGTCCTCCTGCCTTGGGGAGAAGGGGATGAGCTCCGAGAGGGTGGCACAGATGGCATCGGAGGAGCTGAGAACGTACCTCAGGTCCATATGCACCCTTGACGTACATGCGAGCGACCAATTGCTGCCATATATGGCATTGGCGGATTCCCCTTCGGTCTTCATCGTGGACAGGGTCACATCGCACCTCGAGACCCAGATAGAGCTGGTCAGGAAATTCCTAGACATGGATGTCTCCATCGAGGGCCAAGGCCCTTTCAAGATCAGGATAACGCCTATCCGAACATGA
- a CDS encoding proteasome assembly chaperone family protein, with the protein MNDFDIIEIRPNNIKGAYVIEGFSSIGLVGSIAANYIVTLLDLQQIAILDSAYLPSVSIVRDGVPHSPVRIYAGQIGQDKKDKIVVVVSEFEPPQEILKSLALTLMDWVEDKRCRMVISPEGIASKASENQGNGPQTKVEKKGDEPEVTFYGVASTPRARELLQANNIPIFENGVVVGLAGVLLNEGVNRDFDVISILSEAHADYPDARAAATAVEVIDKLLLHTQLDTKPLLEEAAMIEQALKDIAKKTTDSEEMAKKRSREVMFG; encoded by the coding sequence ATGAACGATTTCGACATCATTGAGATCAGGCCGAACAACATCAAGGGAGCTTACGTGATCGAAGGTTTCTCTAGCATCGGCCTCGTAGGCTCGATCGCCGCAAATTACATCGTCACGCTGCTGGACCTGCAGCAGATCGCCATCCTCGACTCAGCATACCTGCCTTCTGTCTCGATAGTCAGGGACGGTGTTCCCCACAGCCCGGTCCGCATATATGCTGGCCAGATCGGTCAGGACAAGAAGGACAAGATCGTGGTGGTGGTATCCGAGTTCGAGCCACCACAGGAGATCCTCAAATCACTGGCGTTGACGCTCATGGACTGGGTGGAGGACAAGAGGTGCAGGATGGTCATCTCGCCGGAAGGCATCGCGAGCAAGGCCAGTGAGAATCAAGGTAACGGTCCCCAGACCAAGGTCGAGAAAAAGGGGGACGAACCGGAAGTGACATTCTATGGCGTCGCGTCGACCCCAAGGGCCAGGGAGCTTCTTCAGGCCAATAACATCCCGATATTCGAGAACGGCGTGGTCGTTGGTCTGGCAGGGGTCCTGCTCAACGAGGGCGTGAACAGGGACTTCGACGTGATATCGATATTGTCCGAGGCCCACGCGGACTATCCTGACGCCAGGGCCGCCGCGACAGCGGTGGAGGTCATCGATAAGCTACTATTGCACACACAGCTGGACACAAAACCCCTGCTGGAGGAGGCAGCGATGATAGAACAGGCCCTAAAGGACATAGCGAAGAAGACCACGGACTCAGAGGAGATGGCGAAGAAGCGCTCCAGAGAGGTCATGTTCGGATAG
- a CDS encoding 2,5-diamino-6-(ribosylamino)-4(3H)-pyrimidinone 5'-phosphate reductase: MRPRVIVNCAMSADGKIASKERRQLRISSDEDLARVKALRLDCDAVCVGVGTVIADDPHLTVKGRPREEQPLRIVIDPNGRTPDGAKVLNDWADTLIVTNIRCRRRWPGAEVLRSGEDRVNLRSLMAHLEASWVKKLLVEGGGETIWSFFEAGLVDEYHVYIGPMVIGGRDAPTPVDGAGFTGSSAVKLRLTGHDRMGEGVLLSFEVVKDV, from the coding sequence ATGAGGCCCAGGGTCATTGTGAACTGTGCCATGTCCGCAGATGGTAAGATAGCCAGCAAAGAAAGGAGACAGTTAAGGATATCTTCGGACGAGGACCTTGCCCGGGTCAAAGCGCTGCGCCTCGATTGCGATGCCGTCTGTGTGGGCGTAGGGACGGTCATCGCCGACGACCCTCACCTGACCGTCAAAGGCCGGCCAAGGGAGGAGCAGCCGCTCCGCATCGTGATCGACCCCAACGGTCGTACCCCTGACGGGGCCAAGGTCCTTAATGATTGGGCCGATACCCTCATCGTCACCAACATCAGATGCAGGAGGAGATGGCCAGGTGCAGAGGTGTTGAGGTCCGGGGAGGACCGTGTCAACCTCCGATCTCTCATGGCACATCTGGAGGCGAGCTGGGTCAAGAAGCTCCTGGTCGAGGGGGGCGGAGAGACGATATGGTCCTTCTTCGAGGCCGGCCTGGTGGACGAATATCATGTCTATATCGGGCCGATGGTAATAGGAGGGAGGGACGCGCCGACCCCTGTCGACGGCGCTGGTTTCACTGGCAGTTCTGCCGTAAAGCTCAGACTGACCGGCCATGATAGGATGGGAGAAGGTGTGCTGTTGAGCTTCGAGGTCGTCAAAGATGTCTAG
- a CDS encoding Mut7-C RNAse domain-containing protein, giving the protein MSRPRFAADEMLGSLAKWLRILGYDTTYEKDKKDDEILKLAIEEGRVLLTRDKGLARSAEDNALYIESDDIDEQLRQVVSRYRLVFNEGFTRCASCGGDLMRVSREEASKEVPARSLAMTDEFFRCVSCGQYYWKGTHWKSMTERIDSLGIPHERSLE; this is encoded by the coding sequence ATGTCTAGGCCACGGTTCGCCGCGGATGAGATGCTCGGGAGCCTTGCAAAGTGGTTGAGGATACTTGGTTATGACACTACCTACGAGAAGGACAAGAAAGATGATGAGATCCTAAAGCTCGCGATCGAGGAGGGAAGGGTGCTTCTGACCAGGGACAAGGGGCTTGCCAGGTCTGCCGAGGATAATGCTCTCTACATTGAGAGCGATGACATCGATGAGCAGCTGAGGCAGGTCGTTTCAAGGTACCGTCTTGTGTTCAACGAGGGGTTCACGAGATGCGCTTCCTGCGGAGGGGACCTTATGAGGGTCTCGAGGGAAGAGGCCTCAAAGGAGGTGCCTGCACGCTCGCTTGCCATGACCGATGAGTTCTTCCGATGCGTATCGTGCGGGCAGTATTATTGGAAAGGCACGCATTGGAAGAGCATGACCGAGAGGATCGATTCACTTGGTATCCCTCACGAGAGGTCTTTAGAGTAG